Proteins encoded by one window of Xanthomonas sp. DAR 80977:
- the ggt gene encoding gamma-glutamyltransferase, whose translation MRTLVRRVLLLALVLTPPAWAEAPTATAAAHPPGAAVASGHRLATEAGLQILREGGNAFDAAVAVSSTLSVVEPISSGLGGGGFFLLHDARTGKDVMLDAREVAPEAASADKFLDAKGALDRDRSVNGPWSAGIPGLPAALVELATKHGRLPLQQSLAPAIRIARDGFPVYRRMAEGYQSRRKVMERYPGTREVYLRNGKPIAEGDLFKQPELANTLQLLAAKGFDGFYRGATAKKLLAGVKQAGGHWTAEELAGYTVKQRTPIQFEYKGWTVTTAPPPSSGGIALASMLQILEGYDLKTMDPVHRTHLVVEAMRRAYRDRTFFLGDPDFTAVPQRVLLSKDYALGLRSTINPEKATPSDLLSGQPTPLEDDETTHFSIIDGEGNRVGATQTVNLLFGSGLIPKGTGVLLNDEMDDFALKPGTPNAFGVMGYAANAPKPGKRPLSSMSPTFMENADKAIVLGTPGGSRIITMVLLGILGYDDGLSAQQVAALPRYHHQWLPDVIEAETGTFDAATVQGLQAMGHVLELPGDSAEGGRGSSHVWGNLQTVEWDKRNNVLSGGSDPRNEVGSAEVLQLAAPAR comes from the coding sequence ATGAGAACCCTCGTCCGCCGTGTCCTGCTGCTCGCCCTGGTCCTGACGCCGCCGGCGTGGGCCGAGGCGCCGACCGCGACCGCTGCCGCGCATCCGCCCGGCGCCGCCGTCGCCAGCGGCCATCGCCTGGCCACCGAGGCCGGCCTGCAGATCCTGCGCGAGGGCGGCAACGCGTTCGATGCGGCGGTGGCGGTGTCCTCGACGCTGTCGGTGGTCGAGCCGATCAGCTCCGGCCTGGGCGGCGGCGGGTTCTTCCTGCTGCACGACGCCAGGACCGGCAAGGACGTGATGCTGGACGCGCGCGAAGTCGCGCCGGAAGCGGCCAGCGCCGACAAGTTCCTGGACGCCAAGGGGGCGCTGGACCGCGACCGCTCGGTCAACGGCCCGTGGTCGGCCGGCATTCCCGGCCTGCCGGCGGCGCTGGTGGAACTGGCGACCAAGCACGGCCGGCTGCCGCTGCAGCAGTCGCTGGCGCCGGCGATCCGCATCGCCCGCGACGGCTTCCCGGTGTACCGGCGCATGGCCGAGGGCTACCAGTCGCGGCGCAAGGTGATGGAGCGCTATCCCGGCACCCGCGAGGTATATCTGCGCAACGGCAAGCCGATCGCCGAAGGCGACCTGTTCAAGCAGCCGGAACTGGCCAACACCCTGCAGCTGCTGGCGGCGAAAGGTTTCGACGGCTTCTACCGCGGCGCCACCGCCAAGAAGCTGCTGGCCGGGGTCAAGCAGGCCGGCGGCCACTGGACCGCCGAGGAACTGGCCGGCTACACGGTCAAGCAGCGCACGCCGATCCAGTTCGAGTACAAGGGCTGGACCGTCACCACCGCGCCGCCGCCGTCCTCCGGCGGCATCGCCCTGGCCAGCATGCTGCAGATCCTGGAAGGCTACGACCTGAAGACGATGGACCCGGTGCACCGTACCCACCTGGTGGTGGAGGCGATGCGCCGCGCCTACCGCGACCGCACCTTCTTCCTGGGCGATCCGGACTTCACCGCGGTGCCGCAGCGGGTGCTGCTGAGCAAGGACTACGCGCTCGGCCTGCGTTCGACCATCAACCCGGAGAAGGCCACCCCCAGCGACCTGCTGTCGGGCCAGCCGACGCCGCTGGAAGACGACGAGACCACCCATTTCTCGATCATCGACGGCGAGGGCAACCGGGTCGGCGCGACCCAGACCGTGAACCTGCTGTTCGGCTCCGGGCTGATCCCCAAGGGCACCGGCGTGCTGCTCAACGACGAGATGGACGACTTCGCGCTCAAGCCGGGCACGCCCAACGCGTTCGGGGTGATGGGCTACGCGGCGAACGCGCCCAAGCCGGGCAAGCGCCCGCTCAGCTCGATGTCGCCGACCTTCATGGAGAACGCCGACAAGGCGATCGTGCTCGGCACCCCGGGCGGCAGCCGCATCATCACCATGGTGCTGCTCGGCATCCTCGGCTACGACGACGGCCTCAGCGCGCAGCAGGTCGCGGCGCTGCCGCGCTACCACCACCAGTGGCTGCCGGACGTGATCGAGGCCGAGACCGGCACCTTCGACGCGGCCACGGTGCAGGGCCTGCAGGCGATGGGCCACGTGCTCGAGTTGCCGGGCGACAGCGCCGAAGGCGGGCGCGGTTCCAGCCACGTGTGGGGCAACCTGCAGACGGTGGAGTGGGACAAGCGCAACAACGTGCTCAGCGGCGGCAGCGACCCGCGCAACGAGGTCGGCAGCGCCGAGGTCCTGCAACTGGCCGCACCGGCGCGCTGA
- a CDS encoding YfhL family 4Fe-4S dicluster ferredoxin → MSLKINELCVNCDVCEPACPNQAIAMGETIYVIDPARCTECVGHFDEPQCVVVCPVECIDPDPAIPESHDQLLAKLLRLQRDHPELYPQEPPAA, encoded by the coding sequence ATGTCCCTCAAGATCAACGAGCTCTGCGTCAACTGCGACGTCTGCGAGCCGGCCTGCCCGAACCAGGCCATCGCGATGGGCGAGACGATCTACGTGATCGACCCGGCCCGCTGCACCGAATGCGTCGGCCATTTCGACGAGCCGCAGTGCGTGGTGGTGTGCCCGGTCGAATGCATCGACCCGGATCCGGCGATCCCGGAAAGCCACGACCAGTTGCTGGCCAAGCTGCTGCGACTGCAGCGCGATCATCCCGAGTTGTACCCACAGGAGCCTCCCGCCGCATGA
- a CDS encoding SDR family oxidoreductase, whose product MPTLQLRRIRHPRSRSMSSLHPSRSLLVYLGNGVQGAAVVHAALRRGFQVRALVRDRRRAQALAALGVELAEGDLRDPASLRAASAGIAHAVLQIPTGPEPAMLAQAGHALAAITACRLRSFVLKLASARLPAPCTEPSFVANAQLEDLAQRTGLPFASVWPTLYLDNLLKPSARADIVDHGVFAPPIAATQAIAWTSAEDCAEAALTLLERGVDGGRHRIAGPESVVGEEFAARLSAALGRRIVYRAQPLEAFEREVDAALGAGSGRQVASKFRFFATHPGQADAILAAPFQAQPALQGFRPATIGEWVGRHRQAFGASAGD is encoded by the coding sequence ATGCCGACCCTGCAGCTCCGGCGGATCCGCCATCCCAGGAGCCGTTCCATGTCATCCCTGCATCCCTCCCGCTCGCTGCTCGTCTATCTCGGCAACGGCGTGCAAGGCGCTGCCGTCGTCCATGCCGCGCTGCGCCGCGGCTTCCAGGTCAGGGCGCTGGTCCGCGACCGCCGCCGCGCGCAGGCGCTGGCCGCCCTCGGCGTCGAGCTTGCCGAGGGCGACCTGCGCGATCCGGCCTCGCTGCGCGCCGCCAGCGCGGGCATCGCCCATGCCGTGCTGCAGATTCCCACCGGACCGGAACCGGCGATGCTGGCCCAGGCCGGACATGCGCTGGCGGCGATCACCGCGTGCCGGCTGCGCTCGTTCGTCCTGAAACTGGCGAGCGCGCGTCTGCCCGCCCCGTGCACCGAGCCGAGCTTCGTCGCCAATGCGCAGCTCGAGGACTTGGCGCAGCGCACAGGGCTGCCGTTCGCCAGCGTCTGGCCGACGCTGTACCTGGACAATCTGCTGAAGCCGTCGGCGCGCGCGGACATCGTCGACCATGGCGTGTTCGCGCCGCCGATCGCCGCGACACAGGCGATCGCCTGGACCTCGGCCGAGGACTGCGCCGAGGCGGCGCTGACCCTGCTCGAGCGCGGCGTCGACGGCGGCAGGCACCGCATCGCCGGGCCGGAGAGCGTGGTCGGCGAGGAATTCGCCGCGCGGCTGTCGGCCGCGCTCGGGCGGCGCATCGTGTACCGCGCGCAGCCGCTGGAGGCGTTCGAGCGCGAGGTCGATGCGGCGCTGGGCGCGGGAAGCGGCCGGCAGGTAGCGTCCAAGTTCCGCTTCTTCGCCACGCACCCGGGCCAGGCCGATGCGATCCTGGCCGCGCCGTTCCAGGCACAGCCGGCACTGCAGGGATTTCGTCCTGCGACGATCGGAGAGTGGGTCGGCAGGCATCGCCAGGCGTTCGGCGCTAGCGCAGGCGACTGA
- the coaD gene encoding pantetheine-phosphate adenylyltransferase, which yields MTVAHSRIAVYPGTFDPITNGHIDLVNRAAPLFEQVVVGVAQSPSKGPTLPLELRVNLAREALAGHRNVDVIGFDTLLAHFVRSVGGGVLLRGLRAVSDFEYEFQMASMNRHLIPEVETLFLTPAEQHSFISSSLVREIARLGGDVSGFVPPSVVQALVQARQAAAQR from the coding sequence ATGACCGTGGCCCACAGCCGCATCGCCGTCTACCCCGGGACCTTCGATCCGATCACCAACGGTCACATCGACCTGGTCAACCGGGCCGCGCCGCTGTTCGAACAGGTGGTGGTGGGCGTGGCGCAGAGCCCGTCCAAGGGGCCGACGCTGCCGCTGGAGCTGCGCGTGAACCTGGCCCGCGAGGCGCTGGCCGGGCACCGCAACGTGGACGTGATCGGCTTCGATACGCTGCTGGCGCATTTCGTGCGCTCGGTCGGCGGCGGGGTGCTGCTGCGCGGCCTGCGCGCGGTGTCGGATTTCGAATACGAGTTCCAGATGGCGAGCATGAACCGGCATCTGATCCCGGAGGTGGAGACGCTGTTCCTCACCCCGGCCGAGCAACACAGTTTCATTTCGTCGTCGCTGGTGCGCGAGATCGCGCGGCTGGGCGGGGACGTGTCCGGCTTCGTGCCGCCGTCGGTGGTGCAGGCGCTGGTCCAGGCCCGCCAGGCCGCGGCGCAGCGCTGA
- the rsmD gene encoding 16S rRNA (guanine(966)-N(2))-methyltransferase RsmD, which produces MSRAGAGQVRIIGGRWRNTRLPVPDLPGLRPTSDRVRETLFNWLLPALPGARVLDLFAGSGALGLEAVSRGAASACLVERDPALAAALRASVARLQAQAQIQVVQDDALRWLQAPGSDAPADIAFVDPPFADGLWDAVLQRLPARLAADAWLYVESPAGQAPALPAPWALYREGGTREVRAALYRRTAATLPGDLHAVSNA; this is translated from the coding sequence ATGAGCCGCGCCGGCGCGGGCCAGGTGCGCATCATCGGCGGGCGCTGGCGCAACACGCGGCTGCCGGTGCCGGACCTGCCGGGCCTGCGCCCGACCTCCGACCGGGTCCGCGAGACACTGTTCAACTGGCTGCTGCCGGCGCTGCCCGGCGCGCGCGTGCTGGACCTGTTCGCCGGCAGCGGCGCGCTCGGCCTGGAGGCGGTGTCGCGCGGCGCGGCCTCGGCCTGCCTGGTCGAGCGCGACCCGGCGCTGGCCGCCGCGCTGCGCGCCAGCGTCGCCAGGCTGCAGGCGCAGGCGCAGATCCAGGTGGTGCAGGACGACGCGCTGCGCTGGCTGCAGGCGCCGGGCAGCGACGCCCCGGCCGACATCGCCTTCGTCGATCCGCCGTTCGCCGACGGGCTGTGGGATGCGGTGCTGCAGCGGCTGCCGGCGCGGCTGGCCGCCGACGCCTGGCTGTACGTGGAGTCGCCGGCCGGGCAGGCGCCGGCGCTGCCGGCGCCGTGGGCGCTGTACCGCGAGGGCGGCACGCGCGAGGTCCGCGCTGCCCTGTACCGGCGCACCGCTGCTACACTTCCCGGCGACCTTCACGCGGTATCCAACGCATGA